CGAACACGGAGCCCGTTAACGATGACCAGGCCGTTACCGAATATATCCTGTCGCAGGCGAAGAAATCAGCCATCGTGAATGTGTATCCCATTGGATGCATCACAAAGGCAAGGGAAGGAGAGGAGCTTGCCCAGATCGGGGACCTGGTGGAGAGCGGCGTCGTCGCCGTCTCTGACGATGGAAATTGCGTTGCATCGGGGCTCATAATGAGAAAAGCGCTGGAATATACAAAGATGTTTGGCATACCGATCATCGATCACTGCGAAGATCCGAACCTCAGCGACGGAGGAGTCATGAATGAGGGATACTACTCGACCATTCTGGGCCTCAAGGGGATGCCGTTCCTTGCTGAGGATGTCATGGCTATCAGAGACATACTCCTTGCCGAAATGGTGAAAGGGAAACTCCATATCGCGCATGTGAGTACGAAAGGATGCGTGAACATGGTGAGAGAAGCCAAGAAGAGAGGCGCTCACGTGACCTGCGAAGTCACTCCGCATCACTTCACTTTGACTGACGCAGCAGTCATGGGGTATGACACCAATACAAAGATGAATCCGCCTCTCCGCTCGGAAGGGGACAGAAAAGCGGTCCTCGAGGGGCTAAAGGATGGGACCATCGATTGCATTGCAACGGATCATGCTCCGCATAACTCCATCGAGAAGAACGTTGAGTTCAGCCAGGCTCCCTTCGGCATAATTGGACTCGAGACCGCTGTCTCTCTCGCTCTCGATAGACTCGTGCATACGAGGATCATCAATCTTTCCAGGCTCGTGGAACTCATGTCTCTCAACCCTGCTAGGATCTTGAATATTAAAAAGGGGATTTTATCGAAGGGTGAGGATGCCGATATAACCATCCTAGACATCAAGAAAACGGTGACCGTAGATGTGAAAAAGCTGAAGTCGAAGAGTCGAAACACACCCTTCAATGGCTTGAAACTGAAGGGTGCTCCAGTCATGACCATCGTCTCCGGAAAGATTGTCCACGACTCCCGATAGACCCACCAGGCTTAAGGATTTTGATTCATCGTGCGAATTTTCACATCTGACTTTTTGGTGTTACAATATTGCGACTATTGAAGAAAGTTCATTTTAAAAGATGAAAGCGAAAAGGATTTTCCCTGTAGCAGTCATGCTTATCTTATTCGGCTCCCTTTCATTTGGCAGTGAAGTGGATGCTTTGCAAAAGGAGCAAGAGCTTGGCTTGTCACTACCCCTGTGGACGGTGCTTCCATTCATCATCATGCTTCTAACCCTCGCAATAACGCCTCTGACACATGGCCACATCTGGGAAAAGAACAGGAATAAGGCGATCATCACTGCCATCATTTCCATTCCCATGGGAATCTATATTGCTTTTCTGGATTACCATGAACTGATCCACGTCGGACTGGAATATTTCTCTTTCATCGTCCTTTTAGGTTCCCTCTTTACAATTTCAGGCGGGATATATCTCCGTGGCGATCTACGAGGGACCCCTCTCGTCAACACGATCTTCCTTGCTGTCGGGAGCATCTTCGCGAATTTCATAGGGACGACCGGAGCAAGCATGGTCCTGATAAGACCTCTGCTGAAGACCAATTCAGAAAGAAGGTACACCTACCATATCCCTGTCTTTTTCATCTTCATCGTGAGCAACATCGGCGGTCTTCTGACGCCGCTTGGAGACCCCCCGCTATTTCTGGGCTATCTGCGTGGTGTGCCGTTTTTCTGGACGCTGCGCCTCATCCCGGAGTGGCTCTTTGCAGTATCCATCGTCCTTCTCGTCTTCTATATCTTCGACAGGATGGCATGGAAAAAGGAAAAAACGGAAGATCTTCTTCTGGATCTTGCATCTCGTGAGCTTCTGAGCATCGACGGCAAGAGGAATTTCATCCTTCTGGCTGGAGTGATCGCCGCCGTGTTCCTCAAGACTC
This Acidobacteriota bacterium DNA region includes the following protein-coding sequences:
- a CDS encoding sodium:proton antiporter → MKAKRIFPVAVMLILFGSLSFGSEVDALQKEQELGLSLPLWTVLPFIIMLLTLAITPLTHGHIWEKNRNKAIITAIISIPMGIYIAFLDYHELIHVGLEYFSFIVLLGSLFTISGGIYLRGDLRGTPLVNTIFLAVGSIFANFIGTTGASMVLIRPLLKTNSERRYTYHIPVFFIFIVSNIGGLLTPLGDPPLFLGYLRGVPFFWTLRLIPEWLFAVSIVLLVFYIFDRMAWKKEKTEDLLLDLASRELLSIDGKRNFILLAGVIAAVFLKTPIREAIMILMAVLAYNLTPKEYHESNKFTFHPIVEVAVLFAGIFTTMVPALLILKARGAEFGITQPWQFFWLTGSLSSFLDNAPTYLTFLSLAQGLGLHGSVVGVPEILLKAVSTGAVFMGANSYIGNGPNFMVKAICEERG
- a CDS encoding dihydroorotase, with the protein product MKMLLKNGRVIDPANKIDDTLDIIIEDGKISEIKPRISEKGIETIDLAGLVVAPGFIDMHVHLREPGREDEETIETGTKAAAAGGFTGVACMPNTEPVNDDQAVTEYILSQAKKSAIVNVYPIGCITKAREGEELAQIGDLVESGVVAVSDDGNCVASGLIMRKALEYTKMFGIPIIDHCEDPNLSDGGVMNEGYYSTILGLKGMPFLAEDVMAIRDILLAEMVKGKLHIAHVSTKGCVNMVREAKKRGAHVTCEVTPHHFTLTDAAVMGYDTNTKMNPPLRSEGDRKAVLEGLKDGTIDCIATDHAPHNSIEKNVEFSQAPFGIIGLETAVSLALDRLVHTRIINLSRLVELMSLNPARILNIKKGILSKGEDADITILDIKKTVTVDVKKLKSKSRNTPFNGLKLKGAPVMTIVSGKIVHDSR